One genomic window of Tenacibaculum tangerinum includes the following:
- a CDS encoding bile acid:sodium symporter family protein codes for MLSKINTSQIDTIRINFDTEALWMLNIALAIIMFGIALDIKIYDFKRLINKPKALLVGLLSQFILLPFLTFILILIIKPYPSFALGMMMIAACPGGNVSNFFSKMAKGNAALSVSLTAFTTLICLIMTPLNLELWGSLYEPTNKILKSVSLNPFEIFKLVLLILGIPIVLGMLVNHYHHTMAKKINKLLRPFSIFFFLLLIVIALYDNADVFKNYIHLVIFLVIFHNIYAFVIGYLTGKSFKLDMRDCKTISIETGIQNGGLGLLLIFSFFDGLGGMALLAAFWGVWDIFSGMLLATYWGRKRE; via the coding sequence ATGCTTTCAAAAATTAATACCTCACAAATAGATACTATCCGAATTAATTTTGATACCGAAGCTCTCTGGATGCTAAACATAGCTTTAGCTATAATTATGTTTGGAATTGCTTTAGATATTAAAATTTACGATTTTAAAAGATTAATTAATAAGCCTAAAGCATTACTCGTAGGGCTTTTATCTCAATTTATTTTACTGCCTTTTTTAACTTTTATATTAATTCTAATTATAAAACCTTATCCTAGTTTTGCGCTAGGTATGATGATGATAGCCGCTTGCCCTGGTGGAAATGTTTCTAACTTTTTTAGTAAAATGGCAAAAGGTAATGCAGCACTATCGGTTAGTTTAACTGCTTTTACTACATTGATTTGTTTAATCATGACTCCTTTAAATCTAGAGTTGTGGGGTAGCTTATACGAACCCACAAATAAAATTTTAAAAAGTGTCTCTTTAAACCCTTTTGAAATTTTTAAACTCGTACTTCTTATTTTAGGAATTCCCATCGTTTTAGGAATGTTAGTAAACCATTACCATCATACAATGGCTAAAAAAATAAATAAATTATTACGCCCCTTTTCAATTTTCTTTTTTCTTTTATTAATAGTAATTGCTCTTTACGATAATGCCGATGTTTTTAAAAATTATATACATCTCGTAATATTCCTTGTAATATTTCATAATATTTATGCTTTTGTAATAGGCTACCTAACTGGAAAATCATTCAAATTAGATATGAGAGATTGTAAAACTATTTCTATTGAAACTGGAATACAAAATGGCGGCTTAGGCTTACTTCTAATTTTTAGTTTTTTTGACGGATTGGGCGGTATGGCTTTATTAGCAGCTTTTTGGGGTGTTTGGGATATTTTTTCTGGAATGTTATTAGCCACCTATTGGGGTAGAAAAAGAGAATAG
- a CDS encoding DUF4159 domain-containing protein produces the protein MRNFSIIIFFLLCMNLFSQEVAIIQYKGGGDWYANPTALPNLVKFVNLHTKTQIDNDIQTVTLDDETIFNFPITFITGHGNIFFTTNEATTLRNYLTSGGFLHISDNYGLNTYIQRELKKVFPELQLQEIPNNHPIYHQTFSFPKGLPKIHEHDKKPPQGFGLFFKGRLIVFYDYESDLNDGWEDAAVHNDPKEIREKALQMGSNIIEYAFKN, from the coding sequence ATGAGAAATTTCTCCATCATTATTTTCTTTCTACTTTGTATGAATTTATTCTCTCAAGAAGTAGCAATTATACAATATAAAGGAGGTGGCGATTGGTATGCAAACCCAACTGCCCTACCAAATCTAGTAAAATTTGTAAATCTACATACAAAAACACAAATAGATAACGACATTCAAACTGTTACCTTAGATGACGAAACTATTTTTAATTTCCCAATAACGTTTATTACTGGGCACGGAAATATATTTTTTACAACGAACGAAGCTACAACATTAAGAAATTATTTAACCTCTGGCGGGTTTTTGCATATTTCAGATAATTACGGGTTAAACACATACATACAACGAGAGTTGAAAAAAGTTTTTCCTGAATTACAACTTCAAGAAATTCCGAATAATCACCCGATTTATCATCAAACGTTTTCTTTTCCGAAAGGGCTTCCAAAAATTCACGAACACGATAAAAAGCCCCCCCAAGGTTTTGGGTTATTTTTTAAAGGTAGACTTATTGTTTTTTATGATTATGAAAGTGATTTGAATGATGGTTGGGAAGATGCTGCTGTTCATAACGATCCGAAAGAAATAAGGGAAAAAGCTTTACAAATGGGTTCTAATATAATAGAGTATGCTTTCAAAAATTAA
- a CDS encoding helix-turn-helix domain-containing protein, translating into MTVADLFNLFLLISAIHGFAFSIILFCSKNGREKSMVYLNLLILVISLNNIQSWALERGLLQNKFELVYMQFSWHFLAMPFLYMFLIHYLNLAKKSFNILKIVIPVFLLLVIAQISFVVYYSDSASEERLEYIYKRYSSLEELFSMLTSVGIFIYSMYILYKKEKLFPKILSYDNLKWLYTFFILSTIGYLLWIIALTVTIRSNFDNFLVSYYPLRIFTTVLIYWLGYQGLRQIRLLKEREKIRASLLIDLNGNFNIDTINLSSEKNCSDHHLEKQKEQFIQIDTFIKSQKKFLLNKYTLQDLSKDIELSSSTLSSIINNIAKKSFTDYLNEMRVNLAKKLLLDPDYGEYTITSIGLESGFNSKSTFYTVFKKYTGHTPVEFKNSTKT; encoded by the coding sequence TTGACTGTAGCAGATTTATTTAATCTCTTTTTGCTAATTAGCGCTATTCATGGGTTTGCTTTCAGCATCATACTTTTCTGTTCTAAAAACGGAAGGGAAAAAAGTATGGTTTATCTAAATCTCTTAATCTTAGTTATCTCTTTAAATAATATTCAATCTTGGGCACTTGAAAGAGGACTTCTTCAAAACAAGTTTGAGCTTGTTTATATGCAATTTTCTTGGCATTTTTTAGCTATGCCTTTTTTATATATGTTTTTAATACATTATCTAAATTTAGCTAAAAAGTCTTTTAATATTTTAAAAATAGTTATCCCTGTTTTTTTACTATTAGTTATTGCTCAAATAAGTTTTGTGGTTTATTATAGTGATTCTGCTTCTGAAGAAAGATTAGAGTATATTTACAAACGTTATTCTTCTTTAGAAGAACTTTTTAGTATGCTTACTTCTGTGGGTATTTTTATCTATTCGATGTACATTCTTTATAAAAAAGAAAAACTATTTCCAAAGATATTATCGTATGATAATTTGAAGTGGTTATACACTTTTTTTATACTATCCACCATTGGATATTTATTATGGATTATTGCTTTAACTGTAACAATACGCTCAAATTTTGATAATTTTTTAGTTTCATATTATCCGTTAAGAATATTTACTACAGTATTAATTTATTGGTTAGGCTACCAAGGTTTAAGACAAATTCGTTTATTAAAAGAGCGTGAGAAAATAAGAGCCTCACTTTTAATTGATTTAAACGGTAATTTTAACATTGATACTATTAACCTATCTTCTGAAAAAAATTGCTCGGATCATCATTTAGAAAAGCAAAAAGAACAATTTATTCAAATTGATACATTCATCAAATCACAAAAAAAATTTTTGCTAAACAAATACACATTACAAGATTTATCAAAAGATATAGAATTAAGTTCCAGCACACTTTCTTCGATTATTAATAACATCGCTAAAAAATCATTCACCGATTACTTAAACGAGATGAGGGTTAACTTAGCAAAAAAATTATTGTTAGACCCTGATTATGGGGAATATACCATTACATCAATAGGTTTAGAATCTGGATTTAATTCTAAGTCTACTTTCTATACAGTTTTTAAAAAGTATACCGGACATACTCCTGTAGAATTTAAAAATTCAACAAAAACATAA
- a CDS encoding 16S rRNA (uracil(1498)-N(3))-methyltransferase has translation MQLFYNSDLISSSKEITFNKDESRHIVRVLRKKEGDILHITNGNGLLFFAEITIASDKKCVAKIINCEEKLRTRNYYLHVAIAPTKNNDRFEWFLEKATEIGIDEITPIICKNSERTVIKTERFERIIQSAMKQSLQFTLPKLNEATAFTDFISKDFNEETFIAHCEDNTEKKFLKNSATPNSRYIILIGPEGDFSIDEIRYAIHKNFTPISLGDNRLRTETAGLNVVQSISYLHQ, from the coding sequence ATGCAGCTTTTTTATAATTCAGATTTAATTTCCAGTTCAAAAGAAATAACTTTCAACAAAGATGAAAGTCGACATATAGTGCGTGTGTTAAGAAAAAAAGAAGGCGATATTTTACATATTACCAATGGAAATGGACTCCTCTTTTTTGCAGAAATAACTATAGCTAGCGATAAAAAATGTGTTGCAAAAATTATTAACTGCGAAGAAAAATTACGTACTCGTAATTATTACCTTCATGTGGCAATTGCCCCTACTAAAAATAACGACCGTTTCGAGTGGTTTTTAGAAAAAGCTACAGAAATTGGTATTGATGAAATAACTCCTATCATCTGTAAAAACTCCGAAAGAACAGTTATAAAAACTGAGCGTTTTGAAAGAATCATTCAATCGGCTATGAAGCAATCTTTACAGTTCACACTTCCTAAATTAAATGAGGCGACAGCCTTTACCGATTTTATAAGCAAGGACTTTAATGAAGAAACTTTTATTGCTCATTGTGAAGACAATACTGAAAAAAAGTTTTTAAAAAATAGTGCTACTCCTAATTCTAGGTACATTATTCTTATCGGCCCAGAAGGTGACTTCTCAATCGATGAAATTCGATATGCTATACATAAAAACTTCACTCCTATTTCTTTAGGAGATAATAGGTTACGAACAGAAACAGCAGGATTAAATGTAGTACAGAGTATTTCTTATTTACATCAATAG
- a CDS encoding GTP cyclohydrolase — translation MIQIKEITTKKEMKQFVKFPFSLYKNNKNWVPPIIKDEIENFDKNKNPVFEYAKAHFFIALRNNKIVGRIIAIINSYEVEKQHIKKIRFGWFDVIDDIEVSKALLNKVAEIGRENNLEYIEGPVGFNNLDKTGVLIEGFDHIGTMITWYNHPYYAKHLEQLGFKKEKEYIESIFPFKNVDIKKYQKASTIIQKRYNLTPLNFTSTTKIMPYVDEMFNLFSETYSKLSTYVPISDAQIAYFKKKYISFINPEYIKFVVDKNHKLVAFAIVMPSFSEALQKAKGRLFPFGIFHLLNARKNSKNVTFYLIGVHPEYQNKGVTAIIFEQFHHAFSAKGIQNCIRTPELEENHAIHQIWKDFDPIAHKRRRTYKLDL, via the coding sequence ATGATTCAAATTAAAGAAATAACCACCAAAAAGGAGATGAAACAATTTGTTAAGTTTCCTTTTTCTCTTTATAAAAATAATAAAAATTGGGTACCTCCCATTATAAAAGATGAAATAGAGAATTTTGACAAAAACAAAAACCCTGTATTTGAATATGCAAAAGCTCATTTTTTCATTGCGCTAAGAAATAATAAAATTGTAGGCAGAATCATAGCCATTATTAATTCTTATGAAGTAGAGAAACAACACATAAAAAAAATACGCTTTGGATGGTTTGATGTTATTGACGATATTGAGGTTTCTAAAGCATTATTGAATAAAGTAGCTGAGATTGGACGTGAAAATAATTTAGAATATATAGAAGGCCCTGTAGGCTTTAACAACCTAGACAAAACAGGAGTACTTATAGAGGGATTTGACCACATAGGTACTATGATTACTTGGTACAATCACCCTTATTATGCAAAACATTTAGAGCAACTTGGATTTAAGAAAGAAAAAGAATATATAGAAAGTATTTTTCCTTTTAAAAATGTCGATATTAAGAAATATCAAAAAGCTAGTACTATTATACAAAAACGGTACAACTTAACTCCTTTAAACTTTACTTCTACAACTAAGATTATGCCCTATGTAGATGAAATGTTTAATTTATTTAGTGAAACATACTCAAAACTATCAACCTATGTACCTATTTCAGATGCGCAAATAGCGTATTTTAAAAAGAAATACATAAGCTTTATAAACCCCGAGTACATAAAGTTTGTAGTCGACAAAAACCACAAACTTGTAGCTTTTGCCATAGTAATGCCCTCTTTTTCAGAAGCACTACAAAAAGCCAAAGGAAGACTTTTTCCTTTTGGAATTTTTCATTTATTAAATGCTAGAAAAAACTCAAAAAATGTTACCTTTTATTTAATAGGCGTTCATCCAGAATACCAAAACAAAGGAGTAACTGCCATTATTTTTGAACAATTTCACCATGCATTTTCAGCCAAAGGAATTCAAAACTGCATCAGAACCCCTGAATTGGAAGAAAATCATGCAATTCATCAAATATGGAAAGATTTTGACCCCATAGCTCACAAACGAAGAAGAACCTACAAACTCGATTTATAA
- a CDS encoding transporter, whose product MIKKLLSFFVFCSIIAANAQYTPVINSNKPGFSESPYSVGSGVYQFETSIFYRKINATPTFTNPEALGLNLFFRTSFISEKLELNLNTSLQNDKIAFKNIFESSYNETGLSEFSIGAKYMIFAPKYDDKSKEIRSWKARHSFDWKRWIPHVAISAGANIGSFLTNYHERGGISPKVSILLQNEFSDKLNVITNFHYNYIGTDFSEFSYILTGTYNFDDYWSGFAEMQGIFEKYEKKTNIGAGAAYLFSENMQFNASLRANLIQDEIGFYGSLGVSYRINKHVDDYVEIDEFGNKIEEEKPVKYDKDRNFFGRMFSKFKKLFSKKREQKVDLDIESGNPEAVGGKSKRERQESLVDIIIKEDKKQKKKTAKEEKKAAKKEKRKAEKEAKRKEKERLKLEKEIQKEEEKEAKRKEKERLKLEKEIQKEEEKEAKRKEKERLKLEKEIQKLEEEIKKEEQKEKKDNQKP is encoded by the coding sequence ATGATTAAAAAACTTCTTAGCTTCTTTGTTTTTTGTTCTATTATAGCCGCAAATGCACAATATACTCCTGTTATAAATTCAAATAAACCAGGTTTTTCTGAAAGTCCTTACAGTGTTGGTTCAGGTGTTTATCAATTTGAAACGAGTATTTTTTATAGAAAAATAAATGCAACTCCAACCTTTACCAACCCAGAAGCTCTTGGTTTAAATTTATTTTTTAGAACCAGCTTTATTTCTGAAAAGTTAGAATTAAATTTAAACACCTCATTACAAAACGATAAGATTGCATTTAAAAATATTTTTGAATCTTCATACAACGAAACCGGATTAAGTGAATTTAGTATAGGAGCTAAGTATATGATATTTGCGCCTAAATATGATGATAAAAGCAAAGAGATTAGAAGTTGGAAAGCACGACATTCATTTGATTGGAAACGGTGGATACCTCATGTAGCTATTTCGGCAGGAGCAAATATTGGTAGTTTTTTAACCAATTATCACGAAAGAGGTGGTATTAGTCCCAAAGTAAGTATTTTGTTGCAAAATGAATTTTCAGACAAATTAAATGTCATTACCAATTTTCACTACAATTACATCGGAACTGACTTTTCTGAGTTCTCTTATATCTTAACAGGTACTTATAATTTTGATGATTATTGGTCGGGATTTGCAGAAATGCAAGGTATTTTTGAAAAATATGAAAAGAAAACGAACATAGGAGCCGGAGCTGCTTATCTATTTAGCGAAAACATGCAATTCAACGCTTCTTTAAGAGCGAATTTAATACAAGATGAAATAGGTTTTTATGGTTCTCTAGGGGTTTCTTACAGAATAAACAAACACGTAGATGATTATGTTGAAATTGATGAGTTTGGAAATAAAATTGAAGAAGAAAAACCAGTTAAGTACGATAAAGATAGAAACTTCTTTGGCCGTATGTTTAGTAAATTTAAAAAGCTATTTTCTAAAAAACGAGAACAAAAAGTTGATTTAGATATCGAATCAGGTAACCCTGAGGCTGTAGGGGGTAAATCGAAAAGAGAACGCCAAGAATCTTTAGTAGATATTATTATTAAAGAAGATAAAAAGCAAAAAAAGAAAACAGCAAAAGAAGAAAAGAAAGCTGCCAAAAAAGAAAAAAGGAAAGCAGAAAAAGAGGCAAAGCGTAAAGAAAAAGAGCGTTTAAAACTCGAAAAAGAAATACAAAAGGAAGAAGAAAAAGAAGCGAAACGTAAAGAAAAAGAACGTTTAAAACTTGAAAAAGAAATACAAAAGGAAGAAGAGAAAGAAGCGAAACGTAAAGAAAAAGAACGCTTAAAATTAGAAAAAGAGATACAAAAACTAGAAGAAGAAATAAAAAAAGAAGAGCAAAAAGAAAAAAAGGATAACCAGAAGCCTTAA
- a CDS encoding DUF4834 family protein, giving the protein MINFNEAGPVNFIKTILIILLVYYAVKFLVRLFAPYLIKKAVDKVQKKAQQQYNSQQQSPDVEVGKTVIDKKPNNTKQSNNSVGEYVDYEEID; this is encoded by the coding sequence ATGATAAACTTTAATGAAGCTGGACCTGTGAATTTTATAAAAACCATATTAATTATCTTATTAGTTTATTATGCTGTAAAGTTTTTAGTCAGACTTTTTGCGCCTTATTTAATTAAAAAAGCAGTTGACAAAGTACAAAAGAAAGCTCAGCAACAATATAATAGTCAGCAGCAATCACCAGATGTAGAGGTAGGAAAAACGGTTATTGATAAAAAACCAAATAACACAAAACAAAGTAATAATTCTGTTGGCGAATACGTTGACTATGAAGAAATAGACTAA
- a CDS encoding YfhO family protein — translation MNFKKMLPYAIAVVVFVIAAVLYFSPVLSGKQIKQNDITQYIGMARESSNYRIEKGEESYWLSNAFGGMPTYQAGAYYPNDFIRYVDKAIRFLPRPADYLFLYFLSFFVLLMALKVDWKLAVLGSLSFGFSTYLIIIFGAGHNAKAHAIGYMPLVIAGFVYVFRNKYLLGFVLTAMAMALEVFSNHLQMTYYLGFCLLILGIVEFVFAYKSKRLSLYFKQIGVIIAACFLGISVNATRLLATKQYAEYSTRGKSELTINPDGTPKEKSTGLDKAYITEYSYGIAETFNLLIPRFTGGGTVEKLGEDSNFYQVLEEKAGKSVARDYSSQVLTYWGKQPIVEAPAYIGAVVFLLFFLGIFLVKGRLKYWLVGATIFSIVLSWGKNFPAVTNFFIDYFPLYNKFRAVSSIQVIAELCVPLLGVLALKEFFSSETSADEKEQAVKKSCYIVGGISLLFLLFGSSLFAFEGLRDSQYQELPELIDALIADRKSMLFNDSLRSLLLVLASSGVLWLYLKGKLKQLPVIVLLGGLILFDLVSIDVNYVNKEDFTLARKVQKPFTATKADTEILKDTGYYRVANFSVNPLQDGRTSYFHNSIGGYHAAKMKRYQELFDYQIAKNNMEVLNMLNTKYFILGDENYQENPEANGAVWFVNSLKEVQSANEEIFALDSLQTKSQAVINTKEFDFKGVSTYQKDSTATIELVENDLTKLVYNATTNTKQFAVFSEIYYKDGWEAYIDGKNVPYYRVNYVLRGLEVPKGNHTITFKYKPKIIKTGSTIAVFSYVLLLLISIGWFVIKKRKS, via the coding sequence ATGAATTTTAAGAAAATGTTACCTTATGCAATTGCAGTTGTTGTTTTTGTAATTGCGGCGGTATTGTATTTTAGCCCTGTTTTAAGCGGAAAACAAATAAAGCAAAACGATATTACTCAGTATATAGGAATGGCTAGAGAGTCTTCTAACTATCGTATAGAAAAAGGAGAAGAATCATACTGGCTGTCGAATGCTTTTGGAGGAATGCCTACGTATCAAGCAGGGGCTTATTACCCAAATGATTTTATTCGTTATGTAGATAAAGCCATTCGATTTTTACCCAGACCAGCAGATTATTTATTCTTATACTTTTTAAGTTTTTTTGTGCTGTTAATGGCATTAAAGGTAGATTGGAAATTAGCGGTGTTAGGAAGTTTGTCCTTTGGCTTTTCTACGTATTTAATTATAATTTTTGGTGCTGGTCATAATGCCAAAGCACATGCTATTGGGTATATGCCATTGGTAATAGCAGGCTTTGTATATGTTTTTAGAAATAAGTATTTGTTGGGCTTTGTGCTAACCGCAATGGCTATGGCTTTAGAGGTCTTTTCCAATCACCTACAAATGACTTATTATTTAGGTTTTTGTTTGCTCATTTTAGGAATTGTAGAATTTGTATTTGCTTATAAAAGTAAAAGGTTATCACTATATTTTAAGCAAATAGGAGTTATTATAGCAGCCTGTTTTTTAGGAATTAGTGTCAATGCCACCCGATTATTAGCGACCAAACAATACGCAGAATATAGTACCAGAGGAAAGTCAGAATTAACCATAAACCCTGATGGAACGCCTAAAGAAAAATCTACAGGACTCGATAAAGCATACATAACAGAGTATAGCTACGGAATTGCAGAGACATTTAACTTATTGATACCTCGTTTTACTGGAGGAGGAACAGTAGAAAAGTTAGGAGAAGATTCTAATTTTTATCAAGTGTTAGAGGAAAAGGCTGGTAAAAGTGTTGCAAGAGATTATTCGAGTCAAGTGTTAACCTATTGGGGAAAACAACCCATTGTTGAAGCACCTGCTTATATAGGAGCAGTCGTTTTCCTTTTGTTTTTTTTAGGAATTTTCTTAGTAAAAGGAAGGTTGAAGTACTGGCTAGTCGGAGCGACTATTTTTTCAATAGTGTTGAGTTGGGGTAAGAACTTTCCTGCAGTAACAAACTTTTTTATCGATTATTTTCCTTTGTATAACAAGTTTAGAGCAGTTTCTTCAATACAAGTTATCGCAGAATTATGTGTTCCACTTCTAGGTGTTTTAGCACTAAAAGAGTTTTTCTCATCTGAAACTTCAGCTGATGAAAAAGAGCAAGCAGTAAAAAAATCATGTTATATAGTAGGAGGAATCTCTTTGCTGTTCCTATTATTTGGTTCTAGTTTATTTGCTTTTGAAGGATTACGAGATAGTCAGTACCAAGAACTTCCTGAGTTGATAGATGCCTTGATAGCAGATAGAAAATCAATGTTATTTAACGACAGTTTGCGTTCTCTTTTGTTGGTTTTAGCAAGCTCAGGTGTGCTATGGTTATATTTAAAAGGAAAACTAAAACAACTACCTGTCATAGTACTCCTAGGAGGATTGATACTCTTCGACTTAGTGTCTATTGATGTTAATTATGTGAATAAAGAAGACTTTACCCTGGCGAGAAAAGTACAGAAACCATTTACAGCAACAAAAGCCGATACAGAGATACTGAAGGATACAGGGTATTATCGTGTTGCTAATTTCAGTGTAAATCCGTTACAAGACGGAAGAACTTCGTACTTCCATAATTCTATAGGTGGTTATCATGCAGCTAAAATGAAACGTTATCAAGAGTTATTTGATTACCAAATCGCAAAAAATAATATGGAGGTGCTCAATATGCTCAATACAAAGTACTTTATTTTAGGTGATGAAAACTATCAAGAAAATCCAGAAGCCAATGGAGCTGTGTGGTTTGTAAATTCGTTAAAAGAGGTACAATCTGCCAACGAAGAAATTTTTGCTCTTGATAGTTTGCAAACAAAATCGCAAGCAGTTATAAATACCAAAGAATTTGATTTTAAAGGGGTAAGTACTTATCAAAAAGATAGTACAGCTACAATTGAATTAGTTGAAAACGACTTAACAAAGTTAGTGTATAATGCGACTACAAATACGAAGCAATTTGCCGTATTTTCTGAGATTTACTATAAAGATGGATGGGAAGCATATATCGATGGTAAGAATGTGCCATATTACAGAGTAAACTACGTGTTAAGAGGACTTGAAGTACCTAAAGGAAACCACACGATAACGTTTAAATACAAACCCAAAATAATAAAAACAGGAAGCACAATAGCTGTGTTTAGTTATGTATTGCTATTGTTGATTTCAATAGGTTGGTTTGTTATAAAAAAAAGGAAAAGTTAA
- a CDS encoding helix-turn-helix domain-containing protein: MKKILNILFLLFLFPIKATSQTQYIDSIHLNKANYFKNTDLDSLFYYGEKLNESENVCNKVLLFNFKAFGFYKLKDYDKAEEFSLKSLQQIDSLLQEQNLPCLTEAKIATLNRLFWVKKNQEDYNEAYRYIMLMQQTNEQNSKKSINYHTNDISIKVARATVKRALKMESVAKKILLNAYADLEHHSLDEVKNNNSFLEQEVAIINSLGDLYMDLSTQRNSTIFIDSAAYYYDKAYDITKLFDPPHKNSEITYYFKKTEILMARKKFSEALELINNYKNVCNGYNYLHKKHFQKAICFHGLNNSDSTIFYANKFLKDPKKCKTSRLITIYDILSNTYDQLNKLDSAYKYSKLTMDKFNLAEKNKEKTFSLFYNNNFSKAQILNDSILKKEGQKQKKLIFSFVFLLLAFVSISYYLFKKEKKKKKELISIVNKRKPFEAEKKEYNIDEALENKILNEFKNVQQNLDFLKCDFSINSIAEKLNTNTTYVSFVFNRHHDEPFKKYCTKLKINYVVKKLKDDKRFRKYSVQAIGEEIGYTNASAFARAFKKHVGVTPSVFLKDLED, encoded by the coding sequence ATGAAGAAAATTTTAAACATATTATTTCTACTTTTTCTTTTTCCTATAAAGGCTACATCGCAAACTCAATATATAGATTCAATTCATTTGAATAAAGCAAATTATTTTAAAAATACAGATTTAGATAGCTTATTTTATTATGGAGAAAAACTAAATGAATCTGAAAACGTGTGTAATAAAGTATTGTTATTTAATTTCAAAGCATTCGGTTTTTACAAATTAAAAGATTACGACAAAGCAGAAGAGTTCTCGCTAAAATCACTGCAACAGATAGACAGCTTGCTACAAGAACAAAACTTACCATGTCTTACTGAAGCTAAAATAGCAACACTTAATAGATTGTTTTGGGTAAAAAAAAATCAGGAAGATTACAATGAAGCCTATCGTTACATAATGTTAATGCAACAAACTAACGAGCAAAACAGCAAAAAATCTATCAACTATCATACAAATGATATTTCTATAAAGGTAGCCAGAGCAACTGTAAAAAGAGCCTTAAAAATGGAGTCTGTTGCTAAAAAAATTCTACTCAATGCCTATGCTGATTTAGAACATCACTCTTTAGATGAAGTAAAAAACAACAATTCATTTTTAGAACAAGAGGTTGCTATTATTAACAGCTTGGGAGATTTGTATATGGATTTAAGCACTCAAAGAAACAGCACTATTTTTATAGACTCTGCTGCCTATTATTATGATAAAGCCTATGACATAACCAAACTATTTGATCCTCCTCATAAAAACTCTGAAATTACCTACTATTTTAAAAAAACTGAAATTTTAATGGCTCGTAAAAAGTTTTCTGAAGCCTTAGAATTAATTAACAATTATAAAAATGTTTGTAATGGTTACAATTATCTTCACAAAAAACATTTTCAAAAGGCAATTTGTTTTCATGGTTTAAATAACTCTGACTCTACTATTTTTTATGCAAATAAATTTTTAAAAGACCCTAAAAAATGTAAAACAAGCAGGTTAATTACCATATATGATATTTTATCTAATACTTATGACCAATTAAATAAGTTAGACAGTGCTTATAAGTACTCTAAACTTACTATGGATAAGTTCAATCTTGCCGAGAAAAACAAAGAAAAAACATTTAGCTTATTTTACAATAATAATTTCAGCAAGGCACAAATACTAAATGATTCAATTCTTAAAAAAGAGGGACAGAAACAAAAAAAACTTATTTTTTCTTTTGTTTTTTTATTACTTGCTTTTGTCAGTATATCATACTATTTATTTAAAAAAGAAAAGAAAAAGAAAAAAGAACTTATTTCAATTGTGAACAAAAGAAAACCCTTTGAGGCTGAAAAAAAAGAGTACAACATCGATGAGGCTTTAGAAAATAAGATTCTTAACGAGTTTAAAAATGTGCAACAGAATTTAGACTTTTTAAAGTGTGATTTTTCAATAAACTCCATTGCTGAAAAACTCAATACCAATACCACTTATGTTTCTTTTGTTTTTAATAGGCATCACGATGAACCTTTTAAAAAGTATTGTACCAAACTTAAAATTAATTACGTTGTAAAAAAACTAAAAGACGACAAAAGGTTTAGAAAATACTCTGTACAAGCAATAGGAGAAGAAATAGGCTACACCAACGCCTCTGCCTTTGCGAGAGCATTTAAAAAGCACGTTGGTGTAACTCCTTCTGTTTTTTTAAAGGATCTAGAAGATTAA